In Planctomycetia bacterium, one DNA window encodes the following:
- a CDS encoding anhydro-N-acetylmuramic acid kinase — protein sequence MGRRRRRILGLNSGTSADGVDAVVCEVSGRGAGMKVRLLGHLHRAYRPMLRQRLLAAMAPAGTQTEELCLLHREIGLAFGEAARALLRRMGLRQIDLVGSHGQTICHLPSGSAVARGGPSATLQIGDAATIAQELGAPVVSDFRSADIAAGGQGAPLVPWTDWVLFHDPRRTRLVQNIGGIANLTYLPAGRGPDHVVAFDTGPGMMVIDALVRHFSRDRKSFDAGGRMAATGRIDAKLALEMTPHKELIRIPPRSFGREEFGEAYVEQLLKKNARRRLRPADWIATATDATAATIWLSCILHLPFKRHGPRVDEIILCGGGARNATLVNMLKRYLSLDDRLAGARVCDISEYGISDAAKESVSFAMLAAARVDGVPANLRRVTGASRRVLLGQVYEPGAVR from the coding sequence TTGGGCAGGCGAAGGCGACGGATTCTCGGTCTGAACAGCGGCACCAGCGCCGACGGCGTGGACGCGGTGGTCTGCGAAGTATCGGGCCGCGGCGCCGGGATGAAGGTCCGACTTCTGGGGCATCTTCATCGGGCGTACCGGCCCATGCTGCGTCAGCGGTTGCTGGCCGCGATGGCTCCAGCGGGCACGCAAACAGAGGAATTGTGCCTGCTGCATCGCGAAATCGGACTTGCATTTGGGGAGGCGGCGCGGGCGCTGTTGCGGCGGATGGGGCTTCGCCAGATCGATCTGGTCGGCTCACACGGTCAGACGATTTGCCATCTGCCGTCGGGAAGCGCTGTTGCACGTGGCGGGCCGAGCGCAACGCTTCAGATCGGCGATGCCGCGACGATTGCGCAAGAGTTGGGCGCGCCGGTGGTGAGCGACTTTCGTTCGGCGGACATCGCGGCAGGAGGGCAGGGGGCGCCGCTGGTGCCGTGGACCGACTGGGTGCTTTTTCATGATCCGCGGCGCACGCGCCTTGTTCAGAACATCGGCGGCATTGCAAATCTGACGTACTTGCCGGCGGGGCGCGGGCCGGATCACGTGGTCGCCTTCGACACCGGGCCGGGCATGATGGTCATCGACGCGCTGGTGCGGCATTTTTCTCGCGATCGCAAGTCGTTCGACGCCGGCGGCCGCATGGCAGCAACCGGCCGAATAGACGCAAAGCTGGCACTCGAGATGACGCCGCACAAGGAGTTGATTCGCATTCCGCCTCGTAGTTTCGGTCGCGAGGAGTTCGGCGAAGCTTACGTTGAACAGCTCTTGAAAAAGAATGCGCGGCGGCGGCTGCGCCCGGCTGATTGGATCGCCACGGCCACGGATGCCACCGCCGCGACCATCTGGTTGAGCTGCATCCTGCACCTGCCATTCAAGCGGCATGGGCCGCGTGTGGATGAAATCATCCTGTGCGGCGGCGGAGCGCGTAACGCGACACTGGTCAATATGCTGAAGCGCTATCTTTCGCTGGATGACCGGCTGGCCGGCGCACGGGTCTGCGATATCTCGGAATATGGCATCTCCGACGCGGCCAAGGAGAGCGTATCGTTCGCCATGCTGGCAGCCGCGCGGGTGGACGGCGTTCCCGCGAACCTGCGGCGCGTGACCGGGGCAAGTCGGCGCGTGCTGCTGGGGCAGGTGTATGAACCGGGGGCCGTACGATGA
- the murQ gene encoding N-acetylmuramic acid 6-phosphate etherase has translation MKRSDRTRRAKPIRRGTRGLGAAKHQRRGHLLTEQRNRRSMNLDALTLSDAFEVMNAEDAQVPRAVAKAKREIVRAIEMVSAAWQHGGRLIYIGAGTSGRLGVLDASECPPTFRSDPRMVRGIIAGGKKALWRSVEGAEDEASAAVAAIRDMKLTRHDVLMGIATGGTTPYVHAALAEARRRGAKTIFFACVPRQQVRATCDVDIRVLVGPEVLTGSTRLKAGTATKLVLNMITTLSMVRLGKTFGNLMVDLNSYACRKLVDRATRVVSEVTGHSYSSSGRLLRAARGSAKTAIVMGLCGLPRDAAEQLLRRHGGRVRGVIQSAGTGSRRARTARARSRA, from the coding sequence ATGAAGCGCAGCGATCGTACTCGTCGCGCGAAGCCGATTCGACGTGGAACGAGGGGCCTTGGCGCCGCGAAGCATCAGCGCCGCGGCCACCTGCTGACCGAACAGCGCAACAGACGATCGATGAATCTTGACGCGTTAACCCTCTCCGATGCATTCGAGGTGATGAACGCCGAAGACGCGCAAGTTCCGCGTGCCGTCGCGAAAGCGAAGCGCGAAATTGTCCGTGCAATTGAGATGGTGTCCGCCGCCTGGCAGCACGGCGGCCGGCTGATTTACATCGGCGCGGGAACAAGCGGGCGGCTGGGCGTTCTGGATGCGTCGGAGTGTCCGCCAACGTTTCGCAGCGATCCGCGAATGGTTCGCGGCATCATCGCCGGCGGAAAGAAGGCGCTCTGGCGAAGCGTGGAGGGCGCCGAAGACGAGGCGAGTGCAGCGGTTGCGGCGATTCGAGACATGAAACTGACCCGGCACGACGTGCTGATGGGCATCGCGACCGGGGGCACGACGCCGTATGTGCATGCGGCGCTGGCCGAGGCGCGGCGGCGCGGCGCGAAGACGATTTTCTTCGCCTGCGTGCCGCGGCAACAGGTTCGCGCGACGTGCGACGTGGACATCCGCGTGCTTGTCGGTCCGGAAGTGCTGACTGGCTCGACGCGTTTGAAGGCCGGGACGGCGACCAAGCTGGTGTTGAACATGATCACGACGCTGTCGATGGTTCGGCTCGGCAAGACGTTCGGCAACCTGATGGTCGATTTGAACAGCTATGCGTGTCGCAAACTGGTGGATCGCGCGACACGCGTCGTCAGCGAAGTGACGGGGCATTCATACTCCTCGTCAGGCCGGCTGCTTCGCGCGGCGCGCGGAAGCGCGAAGACGGCGATCGTGATGGGCCTGTGCGGCCTGCCCCGCGACGCGGCGGAACAATTGCTGCGACGGCACGGCGGCCGGGTACGAGGGGTCATCCAGTCGGCGGGCACAGGATCGCGCCGTGCGCGAACTGCGAGGGCGCGATCGCGCGCTTGA
- a CDS encoding acyl-CoA thioesterase: MQEKPPTTCDLTIRVRYAESDPMGYLHHSKYFEYFEMGRTELLRQAGFRYRDLESAGVLFAVARIECRFKAPAYYDDELTLTTKIERMTRARIDHSYLLKRDGVVLCEANSVLACIDRSGKLIPIPDEIFIHSEP, translated from the coding sequence ATGCAAGAGAAGCCACCTACGACCTGCGATCTGACGATCCGCGTGCGCTACGCCGAGAGCGATCCGATGGGCTACCTTCATCACTCGAAGTACTTCGAGTATTTCGAGATGGGGCGGACGGAGTTGCTGCGGCAGGCGGGTTTTCGCTATCGCGATCTGGAGTCGGCGGGGGTGTTGTTCGCGGTCGCGCGGATCGAGTGCCGTTTCAAGGCCCCGGCGTACTACGATGACGAGCTGACGCTGACGACGAAGATTGAGCGGATGACGCGAGCGCGGATCGATCACTCCTACTTGTTGAAGCGCGATGGCGTGGTGCTCTGTGAGGCCAATTCGGTGCTTGCATGCATCGATCGATCGGGCAAATTGATCCCGATCCCCGACGAAATCTTCATTCACTCCGAACCTTGA